From the genome of Streptomyces sp. NBC_01260, one region includes:
- a CDS encoding dihydrodipicolinate synthase family protein, whose translation MSLTAPLHGVVPPVCTPLDSRGEVDTTSLARLVEHLIGGGVHGLFALGSTSEVAYLTDEQRATVLETVVNATDGRVPVLAGVIDTTTARVVEHARSAAQLGADALVATAPFYTRTHGKEIAGHFRRLRAEVDLPLFAYDIPVAVHSKLSAALVRELAEDGTLAGLKDSSGDEGGLRRLIVELGGREGRAHGPVPEFSILTGSELTVDAALLAGADGVVPGIGNVDPSGYVRLYEAARAGDWTRAAREQERLIELFAMVDAGPEADMGRSSSALGSFKSALRLLGIIDCGDTAFPQIQLSAESVALVSGLLRAAGLPPVR comes from the coding sequence ATGTCTCTGACCGCACCGCTGCACGGCGTAGTTCCGCCGGTCTGCACCCCGCTCGACTCCCGCGGGGAGGTCGACACCACGTCCCTCGCACGGCTCGTCGAGCACCTCATCGGCGGGGGCGTGCACGGACTCTTCGCGCTCGGGTCCACCAGCGAGGTCGCCTACCTCACCGACGAACAGCGCGCCACGGTCCTGGAGACCGTGGTCAACGCCACCGACGGCCGGGTCCCGGTGCTGGCCGGGGTCATCGACACCACCACGGCCCGGGTCGTCGAGCACGCCAGGTCGGCCGCCCAGCTGGGCGCGGACGCCCTGGTCGCGACCGCGCCGTTCTACACCCGCACCCACGGCAAGGAGATCGCCGGGCACTTCCGCCGGCTGCGCGCCGAGGTCGACCTGCCGCTGTTCGCCTACGACATCCCCGTCGCCGTGCACAGCAAACTGTCCGCCGCGCTGGTCCGCGAACTCGCCGAGGACGGCACCCTGGCGGGGCTCAAGGACAGCAGCGGTGACGAGGGCGGTCTGCGCCGGCTCATCGTCGAGCTCGGCGGCCGCGAGGGCCGCGCGCACGGTCCGGTGCCGGAGTTCAGCATCCTCACCGGCTCCGAGCTGACCGTGGACGCGGCCCTGCTGGCGGGCGCCGACGGCGTCGTCCCGGGTATCGGCAACGTGGACCCGTCCGGCTATGTGCGGCTCTACGAGGCCGCGCGGGCCGGGGACTGGACGCGGGCCGCGAGGGAGCAGGAGCGGCTCATCGAGCTGTTCGCCATGGTCGACGCCGGCCCCGAGGCGGACATGGGCCGCAGCTCCTCGGCGCTCGGCTCGTTCAAGTCGGCGCTCCGGCTGCTGGGCATCATCGACTGCGGCGACACCGCGTTCCCGCAGATCCAGCTGTCCGCCGAGTCGGTCGCGCTGGTCTCCGGGCTGCTGCGCGCCGCCGGTCTGCCGCCGGTCCGATGA
- a CDS encoding ABC transporter substrate-binding protein gives MPELRSAGVERRTFLRYTSAVGAAAAITASLAACGGPSSTADGSTDKGSGSDLIEAGLSYPLSTGFDPMITSGATPYAANMHIFEGLVDLDPATLVARPALATEMPKKINATTYRATLRKGATFHDGSAVTADDVVFSFERILDPKNASLMAQFVPFIDTVKAVDAGTVEFKLKYPFALFPSRIAVARIVPKKIVAPDPKAFDAKPVGSGPYKFVSATREDKIVFEAYDKYNGAHPAKAKKMVWRLMSDQSARVSAMESGRVQAIEDVPYIDVKRLSGTARTESVQSFGLLFLMFNTADKRFADKRVRQALHYALDTEKIISTAMVGNAAAATGYVPSTHPDYHKAATVYTHDVAKAKQLLADAGVKNLSFTVLTTDTGWVKDIAPLLKESWEQAGVKVTLSIAQSPAQYAKIDKGDFEVLVAPGDPSVFGNDADLLLRWFYYGFWPESRYGWGKSDAYKKVKQTLDKAAQAGDEAKRKELWGQVTDLVADEAALYPILHRKLPTAWAEKALPGFKPLPTTGLSFLDVSRA, from the coding sequence GTGCCCGAGCTGAGATCAGCCGGTGTCGAGCGCCGCACCTTCCTGCGTTACACCAGTGCTGTCGGTGCTGCGGCCGCCATCACGGCGAGCCTCGCCGCCTGTGGCGGACCGTCCTCGACCGCCGACGGATCGACGGACAAGGGCAGTGGCAGCGACCTCATCGAGGCCGGTCTGTCCTACCCGCTGTCGACCGGCTTCGACCCGATGATCACCTCGGGCGCGACCCCGTACGCCGCCAATATGCACATCTTCGAGGGCCTGGTTGATCTCGATCCGGCAACACTCGTGGCACGCCCCGCGCTCGCCACCGAGATGCCGAAGAAGATCAACGCCACCACCTACCGGGCGACGCTGCGCAAGGGGGCGACCTTCCACGACGGATCGGCCGTCACCGCCGACGACGTGGTGTTCAGCTTCGAACGCATCCTGGACCCGAAGAACGCCTCGCTGATGGCGCAGTTCGTGCCCTTCATCGACACGGTCAAGGCCGTCGACGCCGGCACGGTCGAGTTCAAGCTCAAGTACCCCTTCGCGCTCTTCCCGTCCCGGATAGCCGTGGCCCGGATCGTCCCGAAGAAGATCGTGGCGCCCGACCCCAAGGCCTTCGACGCCAAGCCGGTCGGCTCGGGCCCGTACAAGTTCGTCTCGGCCACCCGCGAGGACAAGATCGTCTTCGAGGCGTACGACAAGTACAACGGCGCCCACCCCGCCAAGGCCAAGAAGATGGTCTGGCGCCTGATGTCCGACCAGTCGGCCCGCGTCAGCGCGATGGAGTCGGGCCGCGTCCAGGCCATCGAGGACGTCCCGTACATCGACGTCAAGCGGCTCTCAGGCACTGCCAGGACCGAGTCCGTGCAGTCCTTCGGGCTGCTCTTCCTGATGTTCAACACCGCCGACAAGCGGTTCGCCGACAAGCGGGTGCGCCAGGCGCTGCACTACGCCCTGGACACCGAGAAGATCATCTCCACCGCGATGGTCGGCAACGCCGCGGCGGCCACAGGCTACGTGCCCTCGACCCACCCCGACTACCACAAGGCCGCCACGGTCTACACGCACGACGTGGCCAAGGCGAAGCAGCTGCTCGCCGACGCGGGCGTGAAGAACCTGTCCTTCACCGTCCTGACCACCGACACCGGCTGGGTCAAGGACATCGCCCCGCTGCTGAAGGAGAGCTGGGAGCAGGCGGGCGTCAAGGTCACCCTCAGCATCGCCCAGTCCCCGGCCCAGTACGCCAAGATCGACAAGGGCGACTTCGAGGTCCTCGTCGCCCCCGGCGACCCGTCGGTCTTCGGCAACGACGCCGACCTGCTCCTGCGCTGGTTCTACTACGGCTTCTGGCCCGAGAGCCGCTACGGCTGGGGCAAGTCCGACGCGTACAAGAAGGTCAAGCAGACCCTCGACAAGGCGGCGCAGGCGGGCGACGAGGCGAAGCGCAAGGAGCTGTGGGGCCAGGTCACCGACCTCGTCGCCGACGAGGCCGCGCTTTACCCGATCCTGCACCGCAAGCTCCCCACCGCCTGGGCCGAGAAGGCGCTGCCCGGCTTCAAGCCGCTGCCCACCACGGGCCTGTCCTTCCTGGACGTCAGCCGCGCCTGA
- a CDS encoding FAD-dependent monooxygenase, with protein MAQAVLRIGVVGGSVAGCAMAIAGARAGAQVTVHERSDGALEDRGFGIVIPPALHRELVAAGYLDAGMPTAPVPSRVWLTRQSGHSTARELARQEGAVTACHWGLLWRTLHANAVGAVRYHRGRPVTEVRRHPSGGAVIRTADSEQVYDIVVGADGPRSVTRENVAPGVRPVPAGYAVWRGTLPLTALAARPHLLDLLRSAWITLGYPGGHGVFYLIPGAAPGSRLLAYAIYGSPPPASWTAGREAYVRRIAEEHFPADWAGLVGRGEHTSMAYHPVTDFHAPQVADPPFLLAGDAASITRPHTASGATKALQDALCLERVLRGAPSPADALRAYAAERSPEGARLVALGRRLGRAMVERTPDWTAMGAAEVAAWSRATLDGADSYLYGAAHE; from the coding sequence GTGGCACAAGCGGTTTTACGCATCGGGGTCGTCGGCGGAAGCGTCGCCGGGTGCGCCATGGCGATCGCCGGGGCCAGGGCCGGCGCGCAGGTGACGGTCCACGAGCGCAGCGACGGGGCCCTGGAGGACCGGGGGTTCGGCATCGTCATCCCGCCGGCGCTGCACCGGGAGCTGGTCGCGGCCGGCTATCTGGACGCCGGTATGCCGACGGCGCCGGTACCCTCCCGGGTCTGGCTCACCCGGCAGAGCGGGCACTCCACGGCGCGTGAACTGGCCCGTCAGGAAGGCGCGGTGACCGCCTGTCACTGGGGTCTTCTGTGGCGCACCCTGCACGCGAACGCCGTCGGCGCCGTGCGGTATCACCGGGGGCGGCCGGTCACGGAGGTGCGGCGCCACCCCTCGGGCGGCGCCGTGATCCGGACGGCGGACTCGGAGCAGGTGTACGACATCGTCGTCGGGGCGGACGGGCCGCGGTCCGTCACCCGGGAGAACGTGGCCCCGGGGGTGCGGCCGGTTCCGGCGGGGTACGCCGTGTGGCGGGGCACCCTGCCGCTCACCGCGCTCGCCGCCCGTCCGCACCTGCTCGATCTGCTGCGCAGCGCGTGGATCACGCTGGGATACCCGGGCGGGCACGGGGTCTTCTACCTGATCCCGGGCGCCGCGCCGGGGTCCCGGCTGCTGGCCTACGCCATCTACGGCTCCCCTCCCCCGGCGTCGTGGACCGCCGGGCGCGAGGCGTACGTACGGCGCATCGCCGAGGAGCACTTCCCGGCGGACTGGGCCGGTCTCGTCGGCCGGGGCGAGCACACGTCCATGGCGTACCACCCGGTCACCGACTTCCACGCGCCGCAGGTGGCCGATCCGCCGTTCCTGCTGGCGGGCGACGCGGCGAGCATCACCAGGCCGCACACCGCCAGCGGCGCGACCAAGGCGTTGCAGGACGCACTCTGCCTGGAGCGCGTCCTGCGCGGGGCACCCTCCCCGGCCGACGCGCTGCGCGCGTACGCGGCCGAGCGGTCGCCCGAGGGGGCCAGGCTGGTCGCCCTCGGCCGCAGACTGGGGCGTGCGATGGTCGAACGGACGCCGGACTGGACGGCGATGGGCGCGGCGGAGGTGGCGGCGTGGTCCCGTGCGACGCTGGACGGCGCCGACAGCTATCTGTACGGGGCGGCGCACGAGTGA
- a CDS encoding FadR/GntR family transcriptional regulator codes for MARPTMAQDIERRIKELILERRLAPGDALPTEAELMELFGAGRVSVREALKSLQAVNVVEIRRGFGTFVGSLSLSPFAEGLAFRAAVRHRQGEPGLAELMKVREALEAGLVGAVAAGVPDEDLEVLRALVAKMEEEAGTGRVARATDRAFHLALYASLDNHLLSEVLDAFWAAMDRVREDLDDGHQDPWVTCAQHREIVAAVAAADGLRAVSAMRTHFDGIRTRLSPA; via the coding sequence GTGGCGCGGCCCACCATGGCTCAGGACATCGAGCGCAGGATCAAGGAACTGATCCTGGAACGCCGGCTCGCGCCGGGCGACGCGCTGCCCACCGAGGCGGAGCTGATGGAGCTCTTCGGGGCCGGACGGGTGTCGGTGCGCGAGGCGCTCAAGTCGCTCCAGGCGGTCAACGTCGTCGAGATCCGGCGTGGATTCGGCACCTTCGTGGGCTCGCTCTCGCTGTCCCCGTTCGCCGAGGGGCTCGCCTTCCGTGCGGCGGTCCGCCACCGCCAGGGCGAACCGGGCCTCGCCGAGCTGATGAAGGTGCGCGAGGCCCTGGAGGCGGGGCTGGTGGGCGCCGTCGCGGCCGGGGTCCCGGACGAGGACCTCGAAGTGCTGCGCGCGCTGGTGGCGAAGATGGAGGAGGAGGCCGGCACCGGCCGGGTCGCCCGCGCCACCGACCGGGCCTTCCACCTCGCGCTGTACGCCTCGCTCGACAACCACCTGCTCAGCGAGGTGCTCGACGCCTTCTGGGCGGCGATGGACCGGGTGCGCGAGGACCTCGACGACGGCCACCAGGACCCGTGGGTCACCTGCGCCCAGCACCGCGAGATCGTCGCGGCGGTGGCGGCTGCCGACGGGCTGCGCGCGGTGAGCGCGATGCGCACCCACTTCGACGGCATCCGCACCAGGCTCAGCCCGGCCTGA
- a CDS encoding exo-alpha-sialidase: protein MQRTVPVALLSAAMLVVAVTGTAQAAAPAPGTLTSQDLTVDGVGSPHYRIPALTTSVKGTVLAAYDSRPTLADLPSNIGIVLRRSTDGGTTWQAQQVVRKDAAPKGYGDPSLLVDRTTGRIFLFYAAGVNQGFFGSATGNDESDPNVLQADYSYSDDDGLTWTHRRITKQIKDPAWGGMFAASGEGIQLRNGAHKGRLIQQYAVRINGTNYAVSAYSDDHGATWKTGKPVDPGDENKTVELKDGTVMLNNRSAPYRTIAYSTDGGVTYTPFVQDTALPDPGNNASVIRYAPDAPASDPQSSWLLFSNTEDTGSRRNLTVKMSCDNGKTWPIRKAVDSGAAAYSTLTRLPDGRVGLLYERGDYAHITYDSFDLKWLGGTCADITITPPASLKAGTSAQVTVRVVNRMDVRRGAGTIDLSVPSGWTTEQTAIPALNPGQGANIRIPVTVPAGTSGSAAITATYRADGKQAQGRATVTVAP, encoded by the coding sequence ATGCAGCGAACTGTCCCTGTCGCCCTGCTCAGCGCCGCCATGCTGGTGGTCGCCGTGACCGGTACCGCGCAGGCCGCGGCCCCCGCCCCCGGCACGCTCACGTCCCAGGACCTGACCGTCGACGGCGTGGGTTCCCCCCACTACCGCATCCCGGCCCTGACCACCTCGGTCAAGGGCACCGTGCTGGCGGCGTACGACTCCCGCCCCACCCTCGCCGACCTGCCCTCCAACATCGGCATCGTGCTGCGTCGCAGCACCGACGGCGGTACGACCTGGCAGGCGCAGCAGGTGGTTCGCAAGGACGCCGCGCCCAAGGGCTACGGGGACCCGAGCCTGCTGGTCGACCGGACCACCGGCCGCATCTTCCTGTTCTACGCGGCCGGCGTGAACCAGGGCTTCTTCGGCTCGGCCACCGGCAACGACGAGAGCGACCCGAATGTTCTGCAGGCCGACTACAGCTACTCGGACGACGACGGGCTGACCTGGACCCATCGCCGGATCACCAAGCAGATCAAGGACCCGGCCTGGGGCGGGATGTTCGCCGCGTCCGGCGAGGGCATCCAGCTGCGCAACGGGGCGCACAAGGGCCGGCTGATCCAGCAGTACGCCGTCCGTATCAACGGCACCAACTACGCGGTGAGCGCGTACAGCGACGACCACGGCGCCACCTGGAAGACGGGCAAGCCGGTCGACCCCGGCGACGAGAACAAGACCGTCGAGCTGAAGGACGGCACGGTCATGCTCAACAACCGGTCGGCGCCGTACCGGACGATCGCGTACTCCACGGACGGCGGGGTCACCTACACCCCGTTCGTCCAGGACACCGCGCTCCCCGACCCGGGGAACAACGCCTCGGTCATCCGGTACGCCCCCGATGCCCCGGCCTCGGACCCGCAGTCCTCGTGGCTGCTGTTCAGCAACACCGAGGACACCGGTTCACGGCGCAACCTCACCGTCAAGATGTCCTGCGACAACGGGAAGACCTGGCCGATCAGGAAGGCCGTCGACTCCGGCGCCGCTGCCTACTCGACCCTGACCCGGCTGCCGGACGGCAGGGTGGGGCTGCTGTACGAGCGCGGCGACTACGCGCACATCACGTACGACTCGTTCGACCTGAAGTGGCTGGGCGGCACCTGCGCCGACATCACGATCACCCCGCCCGCCTCGCTCAAGGCGGGGACCAGTGCCCAGGTCACGGTCCGCGTCGTCAACCGGATGGACGTACGCCGGGGCGCGGGCACGATCGACCTGTCCGTGCCGAGCGGCTGGACCACCGAGCAGACCGCGATCCCCGCGTTGAACCCCGGCCAGGGCGCCAACATCAGGATCCCGGTCACCGTGCCGGCAGGCACCTCGGGCAGCGCCGCGATCACCGCGACGTACCGGGCGGACGGCAAGCAGGCCCAGGGCCGTGCGACGGTGACGGTCGCTCCGTAA
- a CDS encoding sialate:H+ symport family MFS transporter — translation MQTTSPPTLPWYRQVSRTQWKSFLAAWIGYVLDGFDFVLITLVLTEISDEFGLSTVQAASLISGAFITRWLGGAVLGAIGDRYGRKLSMVLSILLYSVGTFACGFAWNYHSLFAARLAIGMGMAGEYSASATYVMESWPAGLRSRASGFLISGFSVGSVLAAQVYNWVVPSLGWRWMFYLGLVPIAIALWMRRALPEAEEWTESVAEKGARPHPFGPLFVTRGRATANTVLVVVATVSLFLVFTPGGAGMVPVLSVIAGLSLAAFAVQLGGKRGWVLYLSMIVTLFFAFLYSWPIQALLPTYLKTELGYSTDQVTDVLYFAGFGTMAGCWAAGFLGDRIGAKKAYALTLLASLAFVYPVFAVQNNLLLLGILLFLLQATSFGISGLLPRYIGGHFPTASRGAALGFTYNVGALGGAVAPVLGAHLASGMDLGQALAVLTFAGTVIVVVLVGFDVPARLNRLTDPESTPDHLAVAPAGKPVHARR, via the coding sequence GTGCAGACCACATCACCCCCCACGCTCCCCTGGTACCGCCAGGTCAGCCGCACCCAGTGGAAGTCGTTCCTCGCCGCCTGGATCGGCTATGTCCTCGACGGCTTCGACTTCGTGCTGATCACCCTCGTGCTGACCGAGATCAGTGACGAGTTCGGCCTGAGCACGGTTCAGGCCGCCAGCCTGATCTCCGGCGCGTTCATCACCCGCTGGCTGGGCGGGGCGGTGCTCGGCGCCATCGGTGACCGGTACGGCCGCAAGCTCTCCATGGTGCTGAGCATCCTGCTGTACTCGGTGGGTACCTTCGCCTGCGGGTTCGCCTGGAACTACCACAGCCTGTTCGCCGCCCGGCTGGCCATCGGCATGGGCATGGCCGGTGAGTACAGCGCCAGCGCCACGTACGTCATGGAGAGCTGGCCCGCCGGGCTGCGCAGCCGGGCCAGCGGCTTCCTGATCTCCGGCTTCTCCGTCGGTTCGGTGCTCGCCGCCCAGGTCTACAACTGGGTGGTCCCCTCGCTCGGCTGGCGCTGGATGTTCTATCTGGGCCTCGTCCCGATAGCCATCGCGCTGTGGATGCGGCGCGCGCTGCCGGAGGCCGAGGAGTGGACGGAGTCCGTCGCGGAGAAGGGCGCCAGGCCCCATCCGTTCGGGCCGCTGTTCGTCACCCGCGGCCGGGCCACCGCCAACACGGTGCTGGTCGTCGTCGCCACGGTGTCGCTGTTCCTCGTCTTCACGCCCGGCGGCGCCGGGATGGTGCCGGTGCTCTCGGTGATCGCCGGTCTCTCGCTCGCCGCGTTCGCCGTGCAGTTGGGCGGGAAGCGCGGCTGGGTGCTGTATCTGTCGATGATCGTGACGCTGTTCTTCGCGTTCCTGTACTCGTGGCCGATCCAGGCCCTGCTGCCGACGTATCTGAAGACCGAGCTGGGTTACAGCACGGACCAGGTCACCGACGTCCTGTACTTCGCGGGTTTCGGCACCATGGCCGGCTGCTGGGCCGCGGGCTTCCTGGGTGACCGGATCGGGGCGAAGAAGGCGTACGCGCTGACGCTGCTGGCCTCGCTCGCCTTCGTCTATCCGGTGTTCGCCGTACAGAACAATCTGCTGCTGCTCGGCATCCTGCTGTTCCTGCTCCAGGCGACGAGCTTCGGCATCTCCGGTCTGCTGCCGCGCTACATCGGCGGGCACTTCCCGACGGCGAGCCGGGGTGCCGCGCTCGGCTTCACGTACAACGTGGGCGCCCTCGGCGGGGCCGTCGCCCCGGTCCTCGGCGCGCATCTGGCCTCCGGCATGGACCTGGGGCAGGCACTGGCGGTGCTGACGTTCGCGGGCACGGTGATCGTGGTGGTGCTGGTCGGATTCGACGTACCGGCGCGGCTGAACCGGCTGACGGACCCGGAGTCCACGCCGGACCATCTCGCGGTGGCGCCGGCCGGGAAACCCGTGCACGCACGGCGGTAG
- a CDS encoding acetylxylan esterase: MPLTDLSLADCRDYRPPLPVPADFDDFWSRTLDEAGDRTQQKPVFTEVETGLTQVRTYDVTVPGFAGQPVRGWLRMPAGAGEPLGCVVEFLGYGRGRGLSHENLLWASAGYAHLLMDTRGQGWSAAGGDTPDSDAGAAGVVPGFLTRGIESPETYYYRRLFTDAVRCVEAMRGHPAVDPDRIVVTGVSQGGGVALAVSGLVPGLAGVMPDVPFLCDFPRATRISARPPFTEIAEYLRLHRDRTEAVFTTLSYFDAALLATRATAPALFSIAMMDEICPPSTCFSAYNNYAGPKDVRIYAFNGHEGGAEYQQREQLAWVRSLFAGPPAGRAGHP, translated from the coding sequence ATGCCGTTGACGGACCTCTCGCTCGCGGACTGCCGCGACTACCGGCCGCCGTTGCCCGTTCCGGCGGACTTCGACGACTTCTGGTCACGGACCCTGGACGAAGCCGGGGACCGCACCCAGCAGAAGCCGGTGTTCACCGAGGTGGAGACGGGGCTCACCCAGGTCCGCACCTACGACGTGACGGTCCCCGGCTTCGCCGGTCAACCGGTGCGCGGCTGGCTGCGGATGCCCGCCGGGGCGGGCGAACCGCTCGGCTGCGTCGTGGAGTTCCTGGGCTACGGCCGGGGCCGGGGCCTCTCGCACGAGAACCTGCTGTGGGCGTCGGCCGGTTACGCGCATCTGCTGATGGACACCCGCGGGCAGGGCTGGTCGGCGGCGGGCGGCGACACCCCGGATTCGGACGCCGGTGCGGCCGGAGTCGTGCCCGGCTTCCTCACCCGCGGCATCGAGAGCCCCGAAACGTACTACTACCGGCGGCTCTTCACCGACGCGGTGCGCTGTGTCGAGGCGATGCGCGGCCACCCCGCGGTCGATCCGGACCGGATCGTCGTCACCGGGGTGAGCCAGGGCGGCGGGGTCGCGCTGGCCGTGTCCGGGCTGGTGCCGGGGCTGGCCGGGGTGATGCCGGACGTGCCCTTCCTCTGCGACTTCCCGCGCGCGACGCGGATTTCTGCGCGCCCGCCGTTCACCGAGATCGCCGAGTACCTCAGGCTCCACCGCGACCGCACCGAAGCCGTCTTCACCACTCTGTCGTACTTCGACGCGGCGCTGCTCGCCACCCGGGCCACGGCTCCGGCCCTGTTCTCGATCGCCATGATGGACGAGATCTGCCCGCCCTCCACCTGCTTCTCCGCCTACAACAACTACGCCGGGCCCAAGGACGTACGGATCTACGCGTTCAACGGGCACGAGGGCGGCGCGGAGTACCAGCAGCGGGAACAACTGGCCTGGGTGCGTTCCCTGTTCGCAGGCCCGCCGGCGGGGCGGGCCGGCCACCCCTGA
- a CDS encoding ROK family protein, giving the protein MTSPARTAPAGRPVVGLDLGGTKIAAALIGADGTVLARHSRPTPARDGATAVLDALAAAAAEADPGRSAAVLGIAAAGVIDPRTGMVTSATDSIRGWAGTALGAGLADRTGYPVACDNDVRATAGPELAALGADGREHGSLLFAAIGTGVGGAIAVDGRMLHGASGIAGHLGHLPSPEAAGLPCTCGATGHLEVIASGPGIAAHYERLTGAPVDRLETVAVRAARGDADAVSAITTGAAAVGHVLGGLANALGPDRVVVGGGVPRIGPLYEEALRAAFASELMEPLRGLVPQAPLLGHDAAVLGAAALTTTLPLHHPGALR; this is encoded by the coding sequence ATGACCTCGCCCGCTCGGACAGCGCCGGCCGGGCGGCCGGTCGTCGGCCTCGACCTCGGCGGTACGAAGATCGCCGCCGCGCTCATCGGCGCCGACGGAACGGTCCTCGCCCGGCACAGCCGTCCCACCCCGGCCCGCGACGGTGCGACGGCGGTGCTCGACGCACTCGCCGCCGCGGCGGCCGAGGCCGACCCCGGCCGGAGCGCCGCGGTGCTCGGCATCGCGGCGGCCGGAGTGATCGATCCCCGCACCGGCATGGTCACCAGCGCCACCGACTCGATCCGTGGCTGGGCCGGCACCGCCCTCGGCGCCGGCCTCGCGGACCGTACCGGGTACCCGGTGGCCTGCGACAACGACGTACGCGCCACGGCCGGGCCGGAACTCGCGGCGCTCGGCGCGGACGGCAGGGAACACGGCTCACTTCTCTTCGCCGCCATCGGTACCGGGGTCGGCGGCGCGATCGCCGTCGACGGGCGGATGCTGCACGGCGCGTCCGGCATCGCCGGGCACCTCGGCCATCTGCCCAGCCCCGAGGCAGCCGGGCTGCCCTGCACCTGCGGCGCCACCGGCCACCTGGAGGTCATCGCCTCCGGGCCCGGTATCGCCGCCCACTACGAGCGGCTGACCGGCGCCCCGGTGGACCGGCTGGAGACCGTTGCCGTGCGGGCCGCGCGGGGCGACGCCGACGCCGTGTCCGCCATCACCACCGGCGCGGCCGCCGTCGGCCATGTGCTCGGCGGACTCGCCAACGCCCTCGGCCCCGACCGGGTCGTCGTCGGCGGCGGGGTCCCGCGGATCGGCCCCCTGTACGAGGAGGCCCTGCGGGCCGCCTTCGCCTCGGAACTGATGGAGCCGCTGCGCGGGCTCGTTCCGCAGGCGCCGCTCCTCGGCCACGACGCGGCCGTGCTCGGAGCGGCCGCCCTGACCACCACCCTTCCCCTCCACCACCCGGGAGCTCTCCGATGA
- a CDS encoding FadR/GntR family transcriptional regulator, producing the protein MSGTRPGRQLLRQEVVDGIKRYILEERLRPGDPLPTEPALCEALGASRSSVREAVKILNALDIVEVRHGHGTYVGRLSLSALVESLTFRGLLSPDDDFQVMADLVDVRELFERGMADRIVTLLTPEQLDALDGLVATMRETGAQEGHGFVDADRAFHALLVAPLGNELIGQLSMAFWDVYTIVAPHLDGFTHADETATVTAHQNIVDAARAGDTAGFMQALGEHYAPVRRRISEARARDGAKG; encoded by the coding sequence ATGTCCGGAACGAGGCCCGGCCGGCAGTTGCTCCGGCAGGAAGTCGTGGACGGCATCAAGCGGTACATCCTCGAAGAACGGCTCCGCCCCGGGGACCCGCTGCCCACCGAGCCCGCCCTGTGCGAGGCCCTCGGCGCCAGCCGCTCCAGCGTCCGGGAGGCCGTCAAGATCCTCAACGCGCTGGACATCGTCGAGGTCCGCCACGGGCACGGCACGTACGTCGGCAGGCTGAGCCTGTCGGCGCTGGTGGAGAGCCTGACCTTCCGCGGGCTGCTCTCCCCCGACGACGACTTCCAGGTGATGGCCGACCTGGTCGACGTGCGCGAGCTCTTCGAGCGCGGGATGGCCGACCGGATCGTCACGCTGCTCACGCCGGAGCAGCTCGACGCGCTGGACGGCCTGGTGGCCACCATGCGCGAGACCGGGGCGCAGGAGGGGCACGGCTTCGTGGACGCCGACCGGGCGTTCCACGCACTGCTCGTCGCCCCGCTGGGCAACGAACTGATCGGCCAGCTCTCGATGGCCTTCTGGGACGTGTACACGATCGTCGCCCCGCATCTCGACGGATTCACCCACGCCGACGAGACGGCGACGGTCACGGCCCACCAGAACATCGTGGACGCCGCGCGGGCCGGGGACACCGCCGGCTTCATGCAGGCGCTCGGCGAGCACTACGCCCCGGTCAGGCGCCGGATCTCCGAGGCCCGGGCCCGCGACGGCGCCAAGGGCTGA
- a CDS encoding N-acetylmannosamine-6-phosphate 2-epimerase gives MTAQKLAALLQGKLIVSCQAPPGDPMRETSTLVRLAQSAVAGGGAAIRANEPAVVAAIVEAVDLPVIGLWKDGDIGVYITPTVRHALAVAEAGAAVVAADATDRPRPDGSAFADLVEAVHAAGALVMADVSTLEEGVAAARLGADFVSTTLSGYVPGTPKQTGPDLALVAALSAAIDVPVVAEGRINTPAEAAEALRRGAHSVVVGTAITAPTALTARFVAGIARP, from the coding sequence ATGACCGCACAGAAACTGGCCGCTCTGCTTCAGGGCAAGCTGATCGTGTCCTGCCAGGCACCTCCCGGCGACCCGATGCGCGAGACGTCCACCCTGGTGCGCCTCGCGCAGTCGGCGGTCGCCGGCGGCGGCGCCGCGATCCGGGCCAACGAGCCGGCGGTCGTCGCCGCGATCGTCGAGGCCGTCGACCTGCCGGTCATCGGTCTCTGGAAGGACGGAGACATCGGGGTGTACATCACGCCGACCGTCCGGCACGCCCTGGCGGTGGCCGAGGCGGGTGCGGCCGTAGTCGCCGCCGACGCCACCGACCGGCCGCGCCCCGACGGCTCGGCGTTCGCCGATCTCGTCGAGGCGGTCCACGCGGCCGGCGCCCTGGTCATGGCCGATGTCTCCACCCTCGAAGAGGGGGTCGCGGCGGCCCGGCTGGGTGCGGACTTCGTCTCCACCACGCTGTCCGGCTACGTTCCCGGCACGCCGAAGCAGACCGGCCCCGACCTCGCTCTGGTCGCCGCGCTCTCGGCCGCGATCGACGTCCCGGTCGTCGCCGAAGGCCGTATCAACACCCCCGCGGAGGCGGCCGAGGCCCTGCGGCGCGGAGCGCACAGCGTCGTCGTCGGCACCGCCATCACCGCTCCCACGGCCCTGACCGCCCGCTTCGTCGCGGGCATCGCCCGGCCCTGA